Proteins from a genomic interval of Sphingobacterium lactis:
- a CDS encoding NAD(P)H-dependent oxidoreductase: MKEASIKVLVILGHPRKDSYNAALAESYVAGAKAARAHVEFLHVADLHFDLHVQIPFPQDQFEEEDIKEAKRLIKWADHLVFVYPTWWGNMPALLKGFIDRVFVPGFAFYEIQPDAFKKLLRPKTAQLIITMDTPVLIDRLINGAPSRRSLENATLKFCGVSPVRSMLISPVKHSSDERKEEWLTKVYHQGKSLENGVLTPWEKLMEQIMPWIKAIRLQFYPMTFFAYAIGAFLFAELAGTFNPWIFILGYLVLFLIEVITVFSNDYLDRESDRLNKHFSTFSGGSRVLVDGVLSEKAYTNSLKYLLVVLAVLCVFMGMFAIASVMHVLLVTVLLFLIAVSYTAAPLRFSYNGWGEIVVGFTHSFAVIICGFVYQGGALNNIYSWVVGIPLFFSIVPAIIMAGIPDHDADRAAGKGTLVVRLGKVRATYLAGLSVLLSMSSVLLLKKDVLLDRIYSDIIYIAFLHGAWLLYLLYQYINKAEKPARIDGIMGIALMYILWYTLVPFFNLL; encoded by the coding sequence ATGAAGGAAGCAAGCATCAAGGTTTTGGTTATTTTGGGGCATCCCCGTAAAGACAGCTATAATGCGGCCTTGGCCGAATCCTATGTGGCAGGGGCAAAGGCAGCTAGGGCGCATGTGGAATTCCTACATGTGGCTGACCTTCACTTCGATTTGCATGTTCAGATTCCTTTCCCGCAGGACCAATTTGAAGAGGAGGATATCAAGGAGGCCAAGCGATTGATCAAATGGGCGGATCATCTTGTTTTTGTCTATCCGACCTGGTGGGGAAATATGCCTGCTTTATTAAAGGGTTTTATCGATCGAGTATTTGTTCCTGGATTTGCCTTTTACGAGATTCAGCCGGATGCCTTTAAAAAATTGCTCCGCCCAAAAACTGCCCAGTTGATCATTACCATGGATACGCCTGTATTGATAGACCGTTTGATTAATGGAGCACCTTCGAGAAGATCGTTAGAAAATGCTACCTTAAAATTCTGTGGTGTGAGTCCTGTAAGGAGCATGCTGATCAGTCCGGTAAAGCATTCTTCTGATGAAAGGAAGGAGGAGTGGCTTACTAAGGTCTATCATCAAGGAAAATCGCTTGAAAATGGCGTACTTACTCCTTGGGAAAAGTTGATGGAGCAGATCATGCCCTGGATCAAGGCGATTCGATTGCAATTCTATCCCATGACCTTCTTTGCCTATGCTATTGGTGCCTTTTTATTTGCAGAACTAGCAGGGACTTTTAACCCTTGGATTTTCATATTGGGATATCTTGTTTTATTTTTGATCGAGGTGATCACGGTTTTCAGTAACGATTATTTAGATCGAGAAAGCGATCGGTTGAATAAGCATTTCAGTACATTTTCTGGGGGATCAAGGGTATTGGTCGATGGTGTGTTGAGTGAAAAAGCTTATACCAATTCCTTGAAATATCTGTTGGTAGTATTGGCGGTTCTCTGTGTGTTCATGGGCATGTTCGCTATTGCCTCCGTTATGCATGTTTTGTTGGTTACTGTCCTCTTATTTTTGATTGCGGTTTCTTATACAGCCGCGCCGTTACGTTTTTCCTACAATGGCTGGGGCGAGATAGTGGTGGGATTTACGCATAGTTTTGCCGTTATTATCTGTGGTTTTGTTTATCAGGGTGGAGCATTGAATAATATTTATTCTTGGGTGGTTGGTATTCCCTTGTTCTTTTCCATTGTTCCGGCGATTATAATGGCTGGAATACCTGATCATGATGCCGACCGAGCTGCTGGAAAAGGAACCTTGGTGGTTAGGCTTGGAAAGGTGAGGGCGACCTATTTGGCGGGGCTTTCCGTCTTGTTGTCCATGAGTTCTGTCCTGCTTTTGAAGAAGGATGTGCTGTTGGATAGGATTTATTCGGATATTATTTATATAGCCTTTTTGCACGGTGCCTGGTTGTTATATTTACTTTACCAATACATCAATAAAGCAGAAAAACCTGCTCGTATTGATGGCATTATGGGCATTGCGCTTATGTATATCCTTTGGTATACTTTAGTGCCCTTTTTTAATCTTTTATAA